A DNA window from Bdellovibrio sp. BCCA contains the following coding sequences:
- a CDS encoding PfkB family carbohydrate kinase gives MSEILVVGSLAYDSIQTPSGKVDRALGGSANYFSLAASLFSKVRVVGVVGEDYEQNDYELLHSRGVDLTGLSKVPGKTFHWAGSYEGDMNEAKTLKTDLNVFEHFNPQLPEHFKDSSFVFLANIAPELQLQVLEQVKAPKFVGMDSMNLWINIKKEKVIEVLKKVDLVLINEGEAKMLTGAANAISAAPMITDLGPKTVVIKRGEYGFAMYSKTDGYFILPAMPIPTVVDPTGAGDTFAGGFFGYLAAQKEVPTVGNLKQACIMGSMMASHTIQDFSVRALAKVTLSDLEKRLTEYKKVITV, from the coding sequence ATGTCTGAAATTCTCGTTGTAGGAAGTCTTGCTTACGATTCAATTCAAACGCCATCAGGAAAAGTCGATCGCGCGTTGGGCGGCTCTGCGAATTATTTTTCTTTGGCAGCCTCTTTGTTTTCTAAAGTGCGCGTTGTCGGTGTTGTCGGTGAAGATTACGAGCAGAACGATTATGAGTTGCTTCACTCTCGCGGTGTTGATTTGACCGGCCTTTCAAAAGTTCCAGGAAAGACATTTCATTGGGCGGGTTCTTATGAAGGCGACATGAATGAAGCGAAAACTTTGAAAACGGATTTGAACGTGTTTGAACACTTCAACCCGCAATTGCCGGAGCATTTCAAAGATTCTTCTTTCGTTTTCTTGGCTAACATTGCTCCAGAACTTCAATTGCAAGTTTTGGAACAGGTGAAAGCTCCAAAGTTTGTGGGCATGGATTCCATGAACTTGTGGATCAATATCAAAAAAGAAAAAGTAATCGAAGTTCTTAAGAAGGTCGATCTTGTTTTGATCAACGAAGGTGAAGCCAAAATGCTCACGGGCGCAGCGAATGCCATTTCAGCCGCTCCGATGATCACAGATCTTGGACCAAAAACAGTGGTGATCAAACGTGGTGAGTACGGCTTTGCGATGTACTCTAAAACAGATGGTTACTTCATCTTGCCTGCGATGCCGATTCCGACAGTCGTCGATCCAACAGGTGCGGGTGATACATTCGCCGGCGGTTTCTTCGGATACTTGGCAGCGCAAAAAGAAGTTCCAACGGTAGGTAACTTGAAACAGGCTTGTATCATGGGTTCTATGATGGCAAGTCACACGATTCAGGACTTCTCTGTAAGAGCTCTTGCGAAAGTCACACTCAGTGACCTGGAAAAACGTCTCACTGAATACAAAAAAGTGATTACGGTTTAG
- a CDS encoding methyl-accepting chemotaxis protein, which translates to MKLVTKIVCIVALAAALASITSTQIARKEVEEQGQEDLVQKSQAILDQLEGIRDYVADQGGLQEYINQIVARYPDGNIPQDIKTSILKRVPIFASMKVGQDQSERAGYKFRVFAKEPRRKGNLATADETQIFDKFERDPNLKEFVATTDSHIVVYRPVRLSEKQGCLLCHGEPSQSPFKNGKDILGHTMENWADGRLHGVFSIKSDMAPTHEAAKASVENILLFALGGLIFSVILAWFILRKPLAKLRDAVDSIKNSSARLASTSHEISSASQNLSSSSTQAAAALEETSASLEELTSMVKLNTENANSAKDISVSAMNSAKVGEEQIRTLIESMKEVSTSSKKVAEITTVIDDIAFQTNLLALNASVEAARAGEHGKGFAVVADAVRSLAQKSAVSAKEISDLISQSSTLISSSYNYAVKSGETLQAIVKEAEKVSVLNNEIAHASVEQTTGIEQISKAVHELDKVTQNNAASSEEAAAASVELSRQSEQLDDLVGGVGDVINGAKKVS; encoded by the coding sequence ATGAAGCTGGTAACAAAAATAGTATGTATTGTGGCGTTAGCAGCTGCTTTGGCATCAATTACATCAACTCAGATCGCAAGAAAAGAAGTTGAAGAGCAAGGGCAAGAAGATCTTGTTCAAAAAAGTCAGGCGATTTTAGATCAGCTCGAAGGCATCCGGGACTACGTCGCCGACCAAGGCGGTTTGCAAGAGTATATCAATCAGATTGTTGCACGGTATCCCGATGGCAATATTCCCCAGGATATAAAAACAAGTATTTTGAAACGCGTTCCCATTTTTGCTTCCATGAAGGTGGGGCAGGATCAGTCAGAGCGCGCCGGATATAAATTTCGAGTCTTTGCTAAAGAACCCCGTCGCAAAGGCAACTTAGCCACGGCAGATGAAACGCAAATTTTTGATAAATTCGAACGGGATCCAAATTTGAAAGAATTCGTGGCGACAACAGACAGTCATATTGTCGTTTACCGACCGGTGCGACTTTCTGAAAAGCAAGGCTGCTTACTTTGTCATGGCGAGCCTTCACAAAGTCCTTTTAAAAATGGAAAAGATATTCTTGGTCATACGATGGAAAATTGGGCGGACGGAAGGCTTCACGGTGTCTTCAGTATCAAGTCTGATATGGCGCCCACTCATGAAGCCGCCAAAGCTTCCGTGGAAAATATCTTACTCTTTGCTCTGGGCGGTTTGATTTTCAGTGTGATCCTTGCCTGGTTTATTTTAAGAAAACCTTTGGCAAAATTGCGTGACGCCGTTGATTCAATTAAAAATTCAAGCGCGCGTCTTGCGTCAACCAGTCACGAGATATCAAGCGCATCACAAAACTTAAGCAGTTCTTCCACTCAAGCTGCGGCGGCTCTTGAAGAAACATCGGCGTCTTTGGAAGAATTGACAAGCATGGTGAAACTTAACACCGAAAATGCCAACAGTGCCAAAGATATTTCTGTGAGCGCCATGAATTCAGCGAAAGTCGGTGAGGAACAAATCCGCACTTTGATTGAATCTATGAAGGAAGTTTCTACGTCCTCTAAAAAGGTTGCTGAAATTACCACGGTGATTGATGACATTGCCTTTCAAACGAATCTTCTAGCACTCAATGCTTCGGTAGAAGCCGCTCGTGCTGGGGAGCACGGAAAAGGTTTTGCTGTTGTTGCCGACGCCGTTCGTTCCTTAGCTCAAAAATCCGCTGTCTCAGCGAAAGAAATTTCAGATCTCATTTCGCAAAGCTCCACTTTAATTAGTTCAAGTTATAATTATGCGGTTAAAAGCGGAGAAACATTGCAGGCGATCGTGAAAGAGGCAGAAAAAGTATCTGTGCTGAACAATGAAATCGCACATGCTAGCGTTGAGCAAACCACTGGGATTGAACAAATCAGCAAAGCCGTTCATGAGCTTGATAAAGTCACACAGAACAACGCCGCTTCCTCCGAAGAGGCCGCAGCGGCTTCCGTTGAATTATCGCGACAATCTGAGCAGTTAGATGATTTGGTTGGCGGCGTGGGGGATGTTATCAATGGAGCGAAGAAAGTCAGTTAA
- a CDS encoding GMC family oxidoreductase, with amino-acid sequence MKVDYDYIVIGSGFGGSVMTCRLVEKGYKVCLLERGRQWKMHEFPRRPHEVRKNMFWDPQDRKFGLMEIRDTPDSDAMTLTASGLGGGSLIYANVLYKMPPDFFVNWPGGISRDLLDPYYEKVLKMMEAQPYPFETHSYYKNTPKTALFKKLSEEMPMHPEAKERHKFTLPPLAVRFEGDFPGHQTRNSHGALQSRCNKCGDCDIGCNIHAKNSLDLNYLYRARNLKNIPHAADVRTHAEVIRIEKREDHYAVAYVIPEFPMQENIFTAKKVILAAGSLGSTSLLLKMKKQGYLPKLNHWLGKKWSGNGDLISWIFNTKPNVDATNGPVITGSIEYSFRNYDDGYPHGMYLQEAGYPLGFAWFLSGRIPQLSGILGLLKLASHQLKKHFFKILKIDGHDQINIGDEFAKTIDRAEFTKRCLILLGMGRDKPDGEIQLRDDNQAIIRWKIDKSQPHFDRLREEMRKIADMVDGVYVENPLTHLNKVISVHPLGGCPMGDSAEDGFVNTMGEVFGYEGLHVIDGSILPTSTGANPSLTIAAMAEYIASRIPQKENAQQKMEESQVN; translated from the coding sequence ATGAAAGTAGATTACGATTACATCGTGATCGGGTCCGGATTCGGGGGCTCGGTCATGACTTGCCGTTTAGTCGAAAAAGGTTACAAAGTTTGTTTGTTAGAACGTGGTCGCCAGTGGAAGATGCACGAATTTCCCCGTCGTCCTCATGAAGTTCGCAAAAACATGTTCTGGGACCCGCAGGACCGCAAATTCGGTTTGATGGAAATTCGCGACACTCCCGACAGTGATGCAATGACTTTAACCGCAAGCGGCCTTGGCGGGGGAAGTCTTATCTATGCCAACGTTCTTTATAAAATGCCTCCCGATTTTTTTGTGAACTGGCCCGGAGGAATTTCAAGGGATCTTTTAGATCCGTATTACGAAAAAGTATTAAAAATGATGGAGGCTCAGCCCTATCCGTTTGAAACGCATTCTTATTATAAAAACACTCCGAAGACGGCTTTGTTTAAAAAGCTTTCCGAAGAAATGCCGATGCATCCTGAAGCAAAGGAGCGCCACAAATTCACTTTGCCTCCTTTGGCCGTTCGCTTTGAAGGAGATTTTCCGGGCCATCAAACCCGCAACAGTCATGGAGCTTTGCAATCGAGGTGCAATAAGTGCGGTGACTGCGACATCGGTTGCAATATCCACGCAAAGAATTCTTTGGATTTAAATTATCTTTATCGCGCTAGAAATTTAAAAAATATTCCTCACGCAGCTGATGTGCGAACCCATGCTGAAGTGATTCGCATTGAAAAACGCGAAGATCATTACGCCGTGGCTTACGTCATTCCTGAATTTCCAATGCAGGAAAATATTTTTACTGCCAAGAAAGTCATCCTCGCTGCTGGTTCATTAGGTTCTACGTCTTTGTTATTAAAAATGAAAAAGCAGGGATATCTTCCTAAACTCAATCACTGGTTAGGAAAAAAGTGGAGCGGTAATGGCGATCTCATTTCGTGGATCTTTAATACAAAACCGAATGTGGATGCCACGAATGGCCCGGTAATTACAGGCTCTATCGAATATTCATTTCGCAATTATGACGACGGATACCCTCACGGCATGTATTTACAGGAAGCCGGATATCCTTTGGGATTTGCTTGGTTTCTTTCGGGACGCATTCCACAGCTCAGCGGTATTTTAGGTCTTTTAAAATTAGCCAGCCATCAGCTTAAAAAACATTTTTTTAAAATTCTTAAGATCGACGGCCACGATCAAATCAATATAGGAGATGAATTTGCCAAAACCATTGACCGCGCCGAATTTACAAAACGCTGTCTGATTCTTTTAGGAATGGGGCGCGATAAGCCCGATGGAGAAATCCAACTTCGCGACGACAACCAAGCTATCATTCGTTGGAAGATCGATAAAAGCCAGCCGCACTTTGATCGTCTGCGTGAAGAGATGCGAAAGATCGCCGACATGGTGGATGGCGTTTATGTTGAAAATCCGCTGACTCACTTAAACAAGGTGATTTCCGTTCATCCTCTTGGCGGTTGTCCCATGGGGGATTCCGCAGAAGATGGCTTCGTCAATACTATGGGAGAAGTTTTCGGCTACGAAGGCTTGCATGTTATTGATGGAAGTATTCTTCCTACCTCTACAGGAGCAAATCCCTCGTTAACGATTGCCGCTATGGCTGAGTATATAGCGTCTCGAATTCCGCAGAAAGAAAACGCTCAACAAAAAATGGAAGAAAGTCAGGTTAACTGA
- a CDS encoding alpha/beta fold hydrolase yields MKKNTVSLEFTEKMAGYVVPKKFVLSPAQPLSHGDFQIENERFDKQPFEFTVTIKVPDLERFLEDHSTTSKVFGKITDFRFRDNMRLDDGFFQLFTQPAASPHYDTVKEMHYTFFLTDREGKKWTFFGFKEILKENASELWKQTTTLYYYLWEGHSNFEKFGEKNVHAVGVLRISLSDFLRQMRSFKTNTTSYLEEKESLLRYFKAFTDTLWESYAPFVFTTTSARWNEHQYPLHTTQGVALGEKILHPLDTRDGLTISVQRFKFQESKDVVLLLHGLTTSTDMYIMPEHENLVNHLHTQGFSDVWSLDWRGSGRFNYNLHPHRYTVDDVAKYDIPRAVNFIRETCGNDVKIHVIAHCVGSLAFMASYAAGYVKNIASIVANSVSLTPQVPWQALAKMMVGPEILEQAFGYPYVSPKIPYSPGRVFGKWLYWMERSIRSECKEPACHMVSFMWGWGFPAAFNHRNIHPVTHRRLMDLFGGTSFHYYKHIRKMLLAKASVSWDGKINYLEEMKKRDLPPTLLVSGSENHIFPESNKMTYEILKNTKNAARIQYKEFTNYGHQDVFMGQYSHTEVFPQLVEFLKQQASVTEVKKLRIA; encoded by the coding sequence ATGAAGAAGAACACAGTATCTCTCGAATTTACCGAGAAGATGGCGGGCTACGTTGTTCCGAAAAAATTTGTTTTGTCTCCAGCCCAGCCTCTTTCTCACGGTGATTTTCAAATTGAAAATGAGCGCTTTGATAAGCAGCCATTTGAATTTACGGTTACCATCAAGGTCCCCGATCTTGAACGTTTTCTAGAGGACCACAGTACGACCTCCAAAGTTTTTGGTAAGATCACCGACTTCCGGTTTCGTGATAATATGCGCCTGGATGATGGTTTTTTCCAACTGTTCACTCAACCCGCCGCAAGTCCTCACTACGACACGGTCAAAGAAATGCACTACACATTTTTCCTCACGGACCGTGAAGGAAAGAAGTGGACGTTTTTTGGGTTTAAAGAAATTTTAAAAGAAAATGCCAGTGAACTCTGGAAGCAGACAACAACGCTTTACTATTATCTCTGGGAAGGACATTCCAACTTCGAAAAGTTTGGCGAAAAAAATGTCCATGCCGTGGGTGTTTTGCGTATTTCCTTAAGTGATTTCTTGCGCCAAATGCGCAGCTTTAAAACAAACACGACTTCTTACCTTGAAGAAAAAGAATCCTTGCTACGTTACTTTAAGGCTTTCACCGATACGCTTTGGGAAAGTTATGCGCCGTTTGTTTTCACTACAACTTCAGCACGGTGGAATGAACATCAGTATCCTTTGCACACCACTCAAGGTGTGGCTTTAGGTGAAAAAATTCTTCATCCTCTCGACACGCGTGACGGCCTGACTATTTCGGTACAGCGTTTTAAATTTCAAGAATCCAAAGATGTGGTTTTACTTCTGCATGGACTGACCACTTCGACAGACATGTACATTATGCCAGAGCATGAAAATCTGGTGAATCATCTCCATACCCAAGGTTTTTCTGATGTGTGGTCTTTGGATTGGCGAGGCAGCGGAAGATTTAATTACAACCTTCATCCTCACCGCTACACCGTTGATGATGTCGCGAAGTATGACATTCCACGAGCCGTCAATTTCATTCGAGAAACTTGCGGGAATGATGTGAAAATTCACGTGATCGCCCACTGCGTGGGTTCACTTGCTTTTATGGCTTCTTATGCTGCTGGATACGTAAAAAATATCGCAAGCATTGTCGCTAACAGTGTGTCCCTGACACCGCAAGTCCCTTGGCAAGCTCTCGCCAAAATGATGGTGGGACCTGAGATTTTAGAACAGGCATTTGGATATCCTTACGTGTCTCCCAAAATTCCTTATTCACCGGGACGTGTTTTCGGAAAATGGCTTTACTGGATGGAGCGTTCGATTCGAAGCGAATGCAAAGAGCCAGCTTGTCATATGGTGAGCTTTATGTGGGGTTGGGGCTTCCCTGCCGCTTTCAATCACCGCAATATCCATCCCGTGACTCATCGTCGTTTGATGGATCTTTTTGGCGGAACCAGCTTTCATTATTATAAACACATTCGCAAAATGCTTCTGGCAAAAGCTTCGGTTTCGTGGGACGGCAAGATCAACTACCTGGAGGAAATGAAAAAGCGGGATCTTCCTCCAACATTGTTGGTTTCTGGCTCGGAAAATCATATTTTTCCAGAGTCGAATAAAATGACTTATGAAATTTTAAAAAACACGAAGAACGCCGCACGCATTCAGTACAAAGAATTCACCAATTACGGACATCAAGATGTCTTCATGGGACAATACAGTCACACCGAAGTCTTTCCGCAATTAGTAGAATTCTTAAAACAACAAGCAAGCGTCACAGAAGTCAAAAAGCTGCGTATTGCATAG
- a CDS encoding metallophosphoesterase, which produces MDSASPVESNEGVTVAKPAPVKKIKIIVSDLHLGKGRLLEKGGINSLEEFYYGEKLVEFIHFYSTGVYRDYEVELIINGDFLNFLQCDYKGHFLSVITESVTLEILKEIVKGHANVFKALAEFAAKPGNTITYIVGNHDQGMLWPACRAFLNQVIGTPIRFKNIVYFFDGVHIEHGHMHEAANRMDPKKFFLKKDLVEPILNLPFGSHFFLEVVLKIKQHYPHVDKIRPFGKMVRWSFMNETKIMIKAFFMALGYFLKSAVVKDPRRHWPLKRIIQVIAESAIFPDLSESARKILGDERVHTVVFGHTHVYQYRQWSENKEYFNTGTWTEITSLDIVSLGKITKLTYVLIEYPEDGGRPRGRLKEWKGYHRIEEDVAIS; this is translated from the coding sequence ATGGATTCTGCTTCCCCAGTTGAGAGCAACGAAGGCGTTACAGTCGCCAAACCAGCTCCTGTCAAAAAGATCAAAATCATTGTGAGTGATCTCCATTTGGGGAAGGGTCGTCTTTTGGAAAAAGGCGGGATCAACTCTCTGGAAGAATTCTACTACGGTGAAAAGCTTGTCGAGTTCATTCATTTTTATTCCACGGGTGTTTACCGTGATTATGAAGTGGAACTGATCATCAACGGCGACTTCCTCAATTTCTTGCAATGTGATTACAAAGGACATTTTCTTTCGGTCATTACCGAGTCCGTGACTTTGGAAATTTTGAAAGAGATTGTGAAGGGGCACGCCAATGTCTTTAAAGCTTTGGCCGAGTTTGCTGCAAAGCCAGGCAACACCATCACCTACATTGTGGGTAATCATGATCAGGGGATGTTGTGGCCTGCGTGTCGTGCGTTTTTAAACCAGGTGATTGGCACTCCGATCCGCTTTAAAAACATTGTGTACTTCTTTGATGGCGTGCATATCGAACACGGGCACATGCACGAAGCTGCCAATCGCATGGACCCTAAAAAGTTCTTTCTTAAAAAAGATCTTGTCGAGCCCATTTTAAATCTGCCATTTGGCTCCCATTTTTTCCTCGAAGTGGTGTTAAAGATCAAACAACATTATCCCCACGTCGATAAAATTCGTCCGTTCGGAAAAATGGTGCGATGGTCTTTCATGAATGAAACAAAGATCATGATTAAGGCATTCTTTATGGCCCTTGGATATTTTCTTAAGAGCGCCGTGGTGAAAGATCCTCGTCGTCACTGGCCACTGAAACGAATTATCCAAGTCATTGCCGAAAGTGCGATCTTTCCTGATTTAAGTGAGTCAGCGCGTAAAATTTTAGGCGATGAACGTGTTCACACGGTCGTCTTTGGCCACACGCATGTGTACCAATACCGTCAGTGGTCTGAGAATAAAGAATATTTTAATACAGGGACGTGGACTGAGATCACATCTTTGGATATTGTGTCTTTGGGAAAAATCACGAAGCTAACTTACGTGCTGATCGAATACCCTGAAGACGGAGGCCGCCCTCGCGGTCGTCTGAAAGAGTGGAAGGGTTATCATCGCATCGAAGAAGACGTGGCTATTTCCTAA
- a CDS encoding glucose-6-phosphate isomerase, which produces MLEIAQAAHKIDSSVHEKCQEALKIFLHRKDIGFPQLMERVSLWQQSYKVGQEFSHRFKRLVVVGVGGSSLGTRVIAEVFRAKKLFFVDNVDALEFETLIEELGDLREVGWVFISKSGTTIETLCALEFLDQIFKEENLHLAAQSVVISENKENTLTKWAKKNEVPVCEIPVDVGGRFSVLSPVGMMPAAFLGLDLEKFRVGAMRALNETSLVTQTMAQVAQSFDRNEWITLLWSYNSRLKDFGSWFQQLWAESLAKGQGRGGGEAPRASTPMSAVGACDQHSILQQVMEGARDKFVIFVRVEESEAGSQRLHKTQFSEMADLEGRTMGELLRAEAVATQEALTQNGVSTLTLKTKVLDEHTLGYMFMYWQLVVAGLGEYMQIDAFNQPGVELGKRLAKAKLKKA; this is translated from the coding sequence ATGTTGGAAATTGCTCAAGCGGCACATAAAATTGATTCTTCTGTTCATGAAAAATGCCAAGAAGCTTTGAAAATCTTTTTGCACAGAAAAGATATCGGATTTCCACAACTCATGGAGCGGGTTTCTCTGTGGCAACAATCATATAAGGTAGGCCAAGAATTTTCTCATCGCTTCAAGCGTTTGGTCGTTGTCGGTGTGGGCGGAAGTTCTTTGGGAACCCGTGTGATCGCCGAAGTTTTCAGAGCTAAAAAATTATTCTTCGTTGATAACGTCGATGCTTTGGAATTTGAGACTCTTATTGAAGAACTGGGTGATTTGCGCGAAGTAGGTTGGGTTTTCATTTCTAAAAGTGGAACGACAATCGAAACGCTTTGCGCTTTGGAATTCCTCGACCAAATTTTTAAAGAAGAAAATCTTCATTTAGCAGCTCAGAGTGTTGTGATTTCAGAAAACAAAGAAAACACCCTGACAAAATGGGCTAAGAAAAATGAAGTGCCAGTGTGTGAAATTCCTGTGGATGTCGGAGGACGTTTTTCCGTGCTTTCTCCCGTGGGAATGATGCCTGCGGCCTTTCTTGGTTTGGATTTAGAGAAATTCCGCGTGGGAGCTATGCGCGCTCTTAACGAAACTTCTCTTGTGACGCAAACTATGGCGCAAGTCGCACAAAGTTTTGATCGCAACGAGTGGATCACGCTTCTTTGGTCTTATAATTCTCGTTTAAAAGATTTTGGTTCTTGGTTTCAACAACTGTGGGCGGAGTCTTTAGCGAAGGGTCAAGGACGTGGCGGCGGTGAAGCTCCGCGTGCGAGCACGCCAATGTCAGCTGTGGGTGCCTGCGATCAACATTCCATTTTGCAACAAGTGATGGAAGGGGCTCGCGATAAGTTTGTGATATTTGTGCGAGTTGAAGAATCTGAAGCGGGTTCTCAACGTCTTCATAAAACGCAATTTTCTGAAATGGCAGATCTTGAAGGTCGCACCATGGGTGAACTTTTGAGGGCAGAAGCTGTGGCCACACAAGAAGCTCTGACGCAGAATGGAGTTTCTACTCTCACGCTTAAGACAAAAGTCTTAGACGAACACACTCTGGGATACATGTTTATGTATTGGCAGCTTGTTGTCGCGGGACTCGGGGAGTACATGCAAATTGATGCTTTTAATCAACCTGGTGTAGAGCTGGGCAAGAGACTAGCGAAAGCAAAATTGAAGAAAGCATGA